The window AAAGGGACAATGCCAAAGACTTGAGCTAGGAATGGAACgtaaagaatcaagaaatgcaaGCCAAATGAGACTGACATGGCGACAAGGAGATATGGGTTAACCCATGGAGGCATTGTCAAGAGGCTTCCATCTTCCGAGAGAGCATTGAGGGAATTGAACATCTCAATGGCGACCAAAACAGAGAGGGAGAGAGTCATAGCCTTGATTTTGCCAGTCTGGAAGTAGTCACATGGAGTGTCAAAGTCGACCACTAGATTCCCAGCTGTGAAAGGTGAAGCTGTGAAATTCTTCCATGAGTTGCATTGACCCCAGTTAGCTAGCTGGGCATAGGTGACAAGACTGTGTCCATCTCCACTTAGATCAATGCCAAAGAAAGAGTCATGCGTATACCAGATGATGAAAATACCAACTGTTGCTAAACCAACATATAGTCCAATCACCTGCATCAAAGCTCAAATGAGGCAAGCAAacaaaaagaagtgataaaACACTGCACAACTGAGAGAGATCGGTTAACTGAGAGTTAAAAATATCTCACCAGATAACGAAACAAAATCCAAGGACTGATCAACGAATCATCACTTCTCCTAGGAGGTTTCTTCATTACATCCTTATCTGGTGGATTGAATCCCAAAGCTGTTGCTGGTGGTCCATCAGTTACCAGGTTGACCCACAGAAGCTGAACCGGGATAAGACCCTCAGGGATACCTAAAGCTGCTGTCAGAAAAATGGAGAACACCTCACCAATGTTCGAGGAAATCATGTACCTGCAACAATGAGAAACATGCTAACTTATCCTTCGCAGAGACAACAAAAAGGTGAGGATAGGACATTGTTTACAAAAGAGCATCAGACAAAGGACAAAGAAGAACATGACATCAAGGGCACTGCTCTGTATTTTGCACAAGTGCTTAAAAAGTGGTGAGTCTTCATGTTTGCATAATGCAAAAGTGCAATTGAACACATTGACATGCAAGAACAATTTTTTACTTATGGATTGGTAGTGTGAAGTTTCTGAATTCGTAGCAACTGCTATAAAGATCAAGAAGGAAAAGATAAACCTGATGAATGCCTTCATATTGTTGTAAATGGATCTGCCTTCACCAACAGCAGCAACAATTGTGCTGAAATTATCGTCTGCCAGAACCATGTCAGAAGCTTCCTTTGCAACCTGGCATGTTAAGCAAATGTGAGATATAGAATACAGCACCAGGATATGAAACAAATAGTGGAAGAAAAATAACTGTTCTACTGGGTAGTGTATTAGAAGGTGTCATAAAAGATCGATAGCATTTCATGGTAGCCACAAAAGATTCATTCACTAAAgtttcttcttttatcttcCCCACGTTTCATGTGATATTGATCTTGATTGAGGTTCAAGTCCTCTGCGAtactataaaaaaataaaaattcaactGGCACAAATAAATATTCGCACATACACCATTGATTTTCATATCATAATGAGAAACATTAACATCATCACATGCTTCAAAGCAAGTAAAAATCTTAGTTTCTGGAAGCCGAAAGCAAAGTTCTACCTCAGTTCCTGCAATTCCCATTGCAATTCCAATATCTGCTAATTTCAATGCAGGTGCATCATTCACTCCATCCCCAGTCATTGCTACAACTTCACCATCTTCTTTGAGCAGCCTGACTATTTCTTGCTTGTGCCTTGGTTCAGCCCTAGAGAAAAGAAGTCCCCCAAGCTGTCTTAAATGCGATTTTGGGTTGCGAAGGTCCATGAAGTTTTTTCCTGTTAAGCTTCTTGAACTAATATCCTCATGCGATCCAAAAACACCAATTTCACGACATATAGCTTCAGCTGTATTCTTGTAGTCTCCAGTAATTACCATAACTCGAATCCCAGCTGCTCTGCAATCTTCAATAGCTTGGCGAACCTCCTTCCGAGGTGGATCCTGTCAAACAAGCAAAAAAACTCACAAACTGTCATAATCTTAACATTTAAAACATGTTTATCGAAATTATAGTAATCAATGCAACAACATTCAAGTATATCCTCACCCTTATTCCAGCCAAACCAACAAAAATCAGTTTACTCTCAATTGAAGAATAATTAGCTGGATTCAATAAGAGCTTATGAGCTGGATGGTCCTCATCACCAGTATAAGTGTCAAATTCTGGAACGTCATCCTTGTATGCAAAACCTAAAACACGTAATGCTTTCGTCGACATTTCATGCTGGCTTTCTAGAATGAGATTCCTTAAAGTTTGATCCAGTTCGACAACAGAACCATCACGCAATTGCACAAAGGAGCTTCTCTCGAGCAGATTTTCCACAGCACCCTGTAGACATGTAGAATCTAATCAAGCAACTCAACTAAACTTTCCATCAAGAGGGGAAGAAACTGAGGCTCTTGAAGTCAAAACACTTATGATCAAAATGTTTAGTAATTATAGATGTATTGGTCCTAAAATTCTCCGAACATTTTACACAGAGAAAAGATCAATTTCTGTCAAAGCTCAAAACAAACTAGACATAAAACAAAGCAATGGTGTCCAGAGCAGAGCAAAAGAATCCTTAGATTTGTACAATGTGGAACATTTCAGACCAGGGAAGCTACATAAAAGATGACCTGGAAGCAGCCACATCAATTACCTAGACCACTATTGAGAATAAACATTTCCCATTAAACATGAGTCAACTCTATCCACTATATAATTGACTGAAAAGCTTCCTATATGGAGAGCTCTGAGCACATACACACATGAAATGCCACCGTTTGCAAAGGCATGTTATCAAGTTATCAATTGGATTTAAGTGACTATGGCCAGAAAAATAATTTGGAAAGCAGCCATGCCAAATAAATCTTGAATCCTGCCATAAATTGAAgttacacattttccagtctccgttaccaaaaaaaaaaaaaaaaaccatcagCCTTTGATCAGTATGGTGTCCATcgcaaagaaaaaaatgaaggaaaccCAACATTGCACAAGAAGAATTAATTATACCACTTGTAGGTCCCACAGataaaccaaagaaaaacatATGACCCTCATGCCAAACAATATTAGATAAAGAATACAAAAAACAGCAGTAAAACACAAGAGGCCAGATGTTTCGGAAGAAAGAGCGAAGGTTATTACCTTCACCAACAATGACTTCCTTCCAGAATTAGAGTTTTGCACGATAACTCCCATTGATTTCCTATCACGATCAAACTCAAGAGTGGCAATCCGTTTCTCAATCTTATTCCATATGTTTGAGGAACCTATCAAAATGAAGCAAGTGGGGGTCAGCAGTAGAATTGACAAACTTAGCGTGACGCATGATGTTGAGAGAAGCGAAAACCACTTACGAAGTCCACCATTGTTAGCAGAAGATGAGACAGCATCCAATCCAGCAGGAAGACCCATTTTTTCAGCCAGAACCTGAAAGATAATCAACCACGAGAAGTTCACATCAAGAATTTCCTTCCATGAAATATCAGTTGCTAGGAAGCCTTTGGAGGACAAGTTAACACATCTGAAGCAAACAAGTATATCTCATAGCAGCAACTTATGGAGTCACCTTTAGTCTGCTAAAAAGTAAGACAAAGAACTATGACCTTCTGCCTATTCTTTTTGTCCAAGGACTTCTGAGGAACATCACAATAGTCACAATAGTCAAGCAGAtaacaacccccccccccccccccaaaagaaaaaaattgaatttttgctcaaaaaagATTAAATAGAACACAAACTAGGGATCTTTTATGTCCGGAGGACCAAGAGCTATTTATTATTCAGTTGTTGAAAATTTAATGATCAGGACTGAATCTGACAAAGCCACGACAAATTTCTGTTACCACATGTATTAATGTCAGAAAGGAAAACCAAAGATTTTATTCTTGCTATATGAAgcctaaaaattaaatttgcatgAGGAGATAAATGATTAGATTAAGATACCTTCAATGCAGCCTCTGTAGGCAGGCCGCTGGCGACATAATGATGGCCAGATTGTTCCACTCCAGAATCATTGCACACTGCCGAAATCTTAGCAATCATTTGAAGGTTAGCATCTATTTGACTCTTTGGCCAATCTTGTATTTTTCCATCAGAAGGATCATAAGAGGTCCCTTCCACATTAAACGTTCGAAGAGCACTCCCCATCGAACCCATAGCTACTAACTTAGCCACAGCCATTTGGTTTGTCGTCAATGTACCCGTTTTATCTGAGCAAATTACAGTTGTACAACCAAGAGTTTCCACACTGGGAAGCTTGCGAACAAGTGCATTCTTAGCAGCCATTTTGCGGGTGCCTAGGGCTAAGCAAGTTGTGATGACAGCCGGAAGCCCTTCCGGAATGGCAGCAACTGCCAATGCTACAGCAATCTCAAAGTAGTACGTGCACTTCTCAAATGAGAACTTAAAATTCCTAGGCCAGCCATCAACATAATCCCAGGAGAGAAAATATTTCAAGTTAATTAACCAAACTAGTAAGCATATTACTCCAATAATAGCAGTCAAAATCTCTCCAAACTCattcaatttcttctttaaTGGAGTATCTTCCTCACTTTGTGAGGCCTCTTGAATCTGTGAATGGACCTTTCCTATCTCAGTATTCATCCCAATGTCAGTAACCAAACAAACACAGTTCCCATTAACCACAGTTGTTCCAGCAAAAACCATGCACTTTTTCCCCTGAATGTCAACATCCTCTGCAGCAGCTTTACTGGTCTTACTAACAGCCTCACTTTCTCCAGTCAATGACCCCTGCTCAACCCGAAAAGTCGAGCTAATCAGACTCAAAACCCTCATATCAGCAGGAACTTTATCCCCAACTCGCAACTCAACAATATCCCCCGGAACAAGCTCCTTTGCGGGCAAACTCGAAATTTTTCTACCATCACGAATCACAGTGGCATGCTCAGATTGTATCTCCTTCAAAGCCTCCAATGCTTTCTCAGCATTGTTCTCTTGCCACACCCCAACACCAGCATTCACAATTAAGATCAAGAATATGACTAAAGGCTCCACAAATGCAGTGATCTGCATTTCCCCACCTTCCTCGCCATCACACCAAGCCAAAACAAACGAGACCACTGCAGCCACAAGCAAAATCCTAACCAGAGTATCATTAAACTGATCCAAAATCAACCTAAAAATGGAAGGCCCGTCGTGCTTTTCAAGCTCATTCCACCCATAGATCCGCCTTCTCTTTTCCACCTCATCGCTGGACAACCCGAAATCTCTCCTAACCTGAAACTTGTCCTCACACTCCTTCACATCTTTTGACCACGCTGGATAAGCTTCCCTATTAGACTCCTTTTTCTCGCCCAAAATCTCCTTTTTTCCATAATCTTGCCCCCCTTTCCCCATCAACTTCgacccaaaaggaaaaaaaaattccaccAAATCACTCCGCAATCCTCCGCTCCCCAATTAGGACAAAAAACTCCACCTACAAATTTCAAACAATTCAACACATGAATCCAGCGATCACATCACACAGATTCAGCAAATATAAAATCTTTCACCAACTACGGCATAAAACGGACAAAGGATCTAGAACAACTACTTCAATTCTAAACAACTAATACTTCCTTCCTACATGGAAGCACTAAAAACagaattcatttattttttcttctagaTATATGTGCAAATctaccaatcacatagcaaataAATTCgacataataaataaaaatgtaaaACTTAATTGCTGGGGTTTCGAAAGAGAGTACTACCTTGAAAGAAGGAGATTTCTGCAGATAGGttttagagagagaaagagtgCGTGCGAGAATAGTGATGGTTAGGGCCTAAGCAGCCTTCGATGGATTAGTCGTATTCCTTTTCTCTCCCTAGAAACTATTCCGGAATTAGTGAGAGAGAAAACTGGTACCGACGGTAATAAAAATACTGCGAGAGATCTCACCCTACAGCCCCGCTCTCCGCAAACCTCCGTTATAAAAGACAACGCCAAGTTAAAGAGCCAACGCTTCGAATCGCCCAGTGAACTTTCGACGTACTTTCTTGGCTTCTTGTGCTCgttcttttaatttatttatcttttcGTATTAAACAATCCTATTTCCACTCCCTATTACTATTTGTTATACCTCACGGATCTCAAAcataattacatatatatcctttctgtttctttttttttttggtcgggGGGAAGGGGCGCATGAAATAGGAacaattgaattttcttttgctaGTACAAAGGCCAAGGATTCATGCTCCTCAGCTCAAGTTTATCTTGGATATGATCAACCTAAATcattttaatacaattttaacATCATTTAAATTCTTAAATGAGTTTGAAACTGTTATTCTTTTAGTTTGGTTTCTTTGATCGAAAttaattttaataatatttttaaaaagaaaatcaaaagtgaAATTCTATCTACCGTTTCTTATCTGCGAAATGAAATCTATTAGTTACAAGTAAAATTAGCTTACTAATTTTATTGTGCCCTATCAGTAAAGTTTGAAATattcataattattttttaattttactttaacACTTAAGAACTAAAATTAACACAAGAGAGATGAATGGATTGAGTTAGATAGtaaattaggaaaaaaaattagtgtgtttggattgtaagttatttgaaatatttttactgtagcactttttgtgatgtgatgtatgtgagataaaaagataattgggaagataaaaaggtgtattggaaattgtaatggtgatgtcagcaaatatatttggccaaataattggttgtccaaacacactcattatAAATAGGCGGCCTTagatttcaaacttttcacttaaaaaaaaaacaaaaaataacttCAACTAACGCAAACAAATCTCCTTTGTTTATGTTAGCTTTGTTATAGATTTGTGCGGTTAGACTAATTAGGGTTTGGTCATGAGTGCCTCGGATTTTGGGAAAGACAGCCATTGATTGAGTCGAGTTTGGGGAGGTGGTCTCCTATATAGGAAAAAGACTGGAATTTTCTTCCAACCTTCCTAGACTAGAGGATAAATTTGCCATTTCACGGTGGCTAGGGTGGGTGTGGCGTTTCGAGGCGGCTTGGGGTATTTGTATAGGCTATGAGCAGAGTTTGTTGGCTTAAGCAAGACTCCGTTGGGGAATCGTGTTCCACATGAGtggaacgaataaaaagatgccACGCAATAAAGCTGATGGAAAATCTGGTTCTTGTACAATTGGTATTTCCGCTGGCCTATATCATTGCTTTTTTGATGTGGTGCTCTAGTATTGGTCGAGATTCAGGTCAGGGTATATGGAGACTGAACAGTGAATCAGATGCCCTGTCTGTTTAAACTTAAAAACCTAAGGAGGAAAATACTTTTTACGAGTAGAAGTAATTCCCCTTTCGCTCTCAAGCGAAATTTCTCGGTTCCTTTCATCTTGGATGAATAAGAAGATAAGAAAATGCGGTGAATAGCAGAGAGTTGGTTGCGACGCCCGAGATGAAAGCATATTCCTTCGTTTTCATTTCATACCTTATACACTAATTACCCGTTTTTTCTATTGATTCTTTTTCATACACTTTCCTCCTTCCTTCCTCTCCCTTCTTcttaataataatttaattgCATTCCGTCCCTGTGACCTGGACCTTCCAAGTTGCAAATTTTAATATAGCATAAGCAGTTACTTTTACTGACTTTTGGGATTCATTTGCTTTTAGACCCGATGTGATGAACAAAAGCATGTAATGTAAAGCTTTCCACTTTGAAATCAAGGGGtgcaaaaatgaacaaaaaactACCAACTATTTATAGTATTTTATATCACTAATTATTCATATTTCTTACCTGGGCCGTGGACCTCTCAAACAgtacccaaaaatttttttttcttggaccCACTCGATGTAACGAAGAAACATACAAACGTCTTACAAAATGAATATTTCTCCCGCCCGTTTGTTTTTGTACGAAGTGTGGTAGAATCTTACAAACTCCATAGCTTAACTATGCACGTATTATTATTAGGCCTGGTTTTGAAAACTTAATCCGTTTGAAAGGTGagttttttgagtgtttgtataaaattttactgtacATTACTGTAAaaattgtgaaattttttttccttttccttttctttcttttctttttcctctctttcttttttcttttccttcctcccaTCCCGCTTCTTCCCCCGTCCCCCTTCCCTCTTCTCTATTCCCTCTCCCGAAGCCAATGAAGTAGCAACTTGCAGTGCTatttgtttttcccttttttcctctCCCCTTCTCCTGCTCGCCAcccttccccctccctctcTTCCCCTCTCCTCTACCGCATCAACTCTCCCAATGTTCGACGGCGACGATTCCCTCCTCCGCAAGGCATTAGCTGACAAAGTTGGCTGCCATCCAAACCCAAGCCAACACCGTTTGCCAATGGAAGGCCTTCGGAGCTCCCAAGTCCGATATCGACGGCACCGTCCGATCCCTCGATGCCTTGAAACTAGACAAGGCTTCCCTCGATACCCAGCTCCTCCAAAATCAGGCAAAGGGGGAAGATGGCAGGGGAGGATGAGGGGGCAAAGGAAAAAACGAGAAAAAAAAGACCGACACCGGAAGAGGTGATCGGCGCCGGAACCGGCGGCGGAGGTGATGGCCGGTGACAAAGGTAGTGGTGGGTTGAggtgggggaggaagaagaggaaaaggggaagggaaatttttttttttttgagtattttgaagtgtattccTAAAAAATTTTAGGAAGTTTTATTAGGTTAATGTAGCGAAAGTtggtaaaaaattaatataatacaAACTTGGATAAAAACCTAACTTCCAAACAAGCCTTcctccaaaaattttttttttaaattttttttataaatatatttttttatcaattttttatatcaaatatatttaatcattacaatatatttttttataaaaattttaaaaaaatatagcgATTCCACGTATATGCTGCCGCTAGTAATCCTACCCGCTACTTCTTAATTAATGTGTCGGGTCACACTTCTCGTCTAGGCGCTAGGGTCAGGTCAAAAGCAGGCAATGACTAGTCTGATGCTCTCTCAATGGCCAAGAGCAGTGCGATGTTGCCGTTGAAGTGATCGAATGATCGCAACTGCATTGACCATGATGAGCTTTTGTTGTTTATTCACTGTTTGCCGAACGGCCACGCCAGAACAGGGCTTAATGTCAAAGGGCCTCGGTTGTGGAAAACTGGGAGTTTGACTCTTGCAGCTGCCTACATCGTTTATTTACGTCCAAGATTGATCAATTGCGTCTAAGATTGAACTACTAACTAAataattcttcttcttcttcttcttctttaagAATGGAGACCAACTAGTAAAGAATGGGGACCCAACTAAATAACTTCACTAATTTTGGGTCCAACTAGTTTTGGGTCCAAGGAATTCACTAATTCAATTGTTGCATATTAAGTCACTATTAGAGAAACTTCAcaagtttaaaattttactcTATAGAGTATGTTAGGCAGTAGGCTAtttagaataaatttttttaaagaaatatTTGCAAGACATTTTAGATGTGATGTACGCGAGTTGAATAATCGTTAAAAAAATGTGTCGATAATGTAAACAAATAAACTTGCGCAAATAATTCACTCTTCGAACAAGCTCATAATTACAAACATCAGATACATGTATTAGTTTAGTTTGACAATTTGGCTTCAACTTATATAAGTTGGCACCGGATCCGTTTGCTTGTAAGTTGCACCCCTTAATTTTGTGATGCTTTTAgagcgcaacggatcttctgtcccacactctGTGCcattctctgtcccactttttattatattgctatttctcctttataaacatcatattttagttcttttttgtttccttaagatccaatagctattaattcagtaaaaaaataaatataatagcttaaaaaaagtaatatataata is drawn from Coffea arabica cultivar ET-39 chromosome 1c, Coffea Arabica ET-39 HiFi, whole genome shotgun sequence and contains these coding sequences:
- the LOC113728529 gene encoding calcium-transporting ATPase 4, endoplasmic reticulum-type-like isoform X1; the protein is MGKGGQDYGKKEILGEKKESNREAYPAWSKDVKECEDKFQVRRDFGLSSDEVEKRRRIYGWNELEKHDGPSIFRLILDQFNDTLVRILLVAAVVSFVLAWCDGEEGGEMQITAFVEPLVIFLILIVNAGVGVWQENNAEKALEALKEIQSEHATVIRDGRKISSLPAKELVPGDIVELRVGDKVPADMRVLSLISSTFRVEQGSLTGESEAVSKTSKAAAEDVDIQGKKCMVFAGTTVVNGNCVCLVTDIGMNTEIGKVHSQIQEASQSEEDTPLKKKLNEFGEILTAIIGVICLLVWLINLKYFLSWDYVDGWPRNFKFSFEKCTYYFEIAVALAVAAIPEGLPAVITTCLALGTRKMAAKNALVRKLPSVETLGCTTVICSDKTGTLTTNQMAVAKLVAMGSMGSALRTFNVEGTSYDPSDGKIQDWPKSQIDANLQMIAKISAVCNDSGVEQSGHHYVASGLPTEAALKVLAEKMGLPAGLDAVSSSANNGGLRKWFSLLSTSCVTLSLSILLLTPTCFILIGSSNIWNKIEKRIATLEFDRDRKSMGVIVQNSNSGRKSLLVKGAVENLLERSSFVQLRDGSVVELDQTLRNLILESQHEMSTKALRVLGFAYKDDVPEFDTYTGDEDHPAHKLLLNPANYSSIESKLIFVGLAGIRDPPRKEVRQAIEDCRAAGIRVMVITGDYKNTAEAICREIGVFGSHEDISSRSLTGKNFMDLRNPKSHLRQLGGLLFSRAEPRHKQEIVRLLKEDGEVVAMTGDGVNDAPALKLADIGIAMGIAGTEVAKEASDMVLADDNFSTIVAAVGEGRSIYNNMKAFIRYMISSNIGEVFSIFLTAALGIPEGLIPVQLLWVNLVTDGPPATALGFNPPDKDVMKKPPRRSDDSLISPWILFRYLVIGLYVGLATVGIFIIWYTHDSFFGIDLSGDGHSLVTYAQLANWGQCNSWKNFTASPFTAGNLVVDFDTPCDYFQTGKIKAMTLSLSVLVAIEMFNSLNALSEDGSLLTMPPWVNPYLLVAMSVSFGLHFLILYVPFLAQVFGIVPLSLNEWLLVLLVALPVILIDEVLKFVGRCTSGVPTSARTTKHKAE
- the LOC113728529 gene encoding calcium-transporting ATPase 4, endoplasmic reticulum-type-like isoform X2 yields the protein MGKGGQDYGKKEILGEKKESNREAYPAWSKDVKECEDKFQVRRDFGLSSDEVEKRRRIYGWNELEKHDGPSIFRLILDQFNDTLVRILLVAAVVSFVLAWCDGEEGGEMQITAFVEPLVIFLILIVNAGVGVWQENNAEKALEALKEIQSEHATVIRDGRKISSLPAKELVPGDIVELRVGDKVPADMRVLSLISSTFRVEQGSLTGESEAVSKTSKAAAEDVDIQGKKCMVFAGTTVVNGNCVCLVTDIGMNTEIGKVHSQIQEASQSEEDTPLKKKLNEFGEILTAIIGVICLLVWLINLKYFLSWDYVDGWPRNFKFSFEKCTYYFEIAVALAVAAIPEGLPAVITTCLALGTRKMAAKNALVRKLPSVETLGCTTVICSDKTGTLTTNQMAVAKLVAMGSMGSALRTFNVEGTSYDPSDGKIQDWPKSQIDANLQMIAKISAVCNDSGVEQSGHHYVASGLPTEAALKVLAEKMGLPAGLDAVSSSANNGGLRSSNIWNKIEKRIATLEFDRDRKSMGVIVQNSNSGRKSLLVKGAVENLLERSSFVQLRDGSVVELDQTLRNLILESQHEMSTKALRVLGFAYKDDVPEFDTYTGDEDHPAHKLLLNPANYSSIESKLIFVGLAGIRDPPRKEVRQAIEDCRAAGIRVMVITGDYKNTAEAICREIGVFGSHEDISSRSLTGKNFMDLRNPKSHLRQLGGLLFSRAEPRHKQEIVRLLKEDGEVVAMTGDGVNDAPALKLADIGIAMGIAGTEVAKEASDMVLADDNFSTIVAAVGEGRSIYNNMKAFIRYMISSNIGEVFSIFLTAALGIPEGLIPVQLLWVNLVTDGPPATALGFNPPDKDVMKKPPRRSDDSLISPWILFRYLVIGLYVGLATVGIFIIWYTHDSFFGIDLSGDGHSLVTYAQLANWGQCNSWKNFTASPFTAGNLVVDFDTPCDYFQTGKIKAMTLSLSVLVAIEMFNSLNALSEDGSLLTMPPWVNPYLLVAMSVSFGLHFLILYVPFLAQVFGIVPLSLNEWLLVLLVALPVILIDEVLKFVGRCTSGVPTSARTTKHKAE